Proteins encoded by one window of Drosophila melanogaster chromosome X:
- the sgg gene encoding shaggy, isoform T, translated as MIQETSGGQYSTLKVDKSQVVPVAVPRGVRKVVRVVRKKKLAPGSGSVNEASESDGAGSGTTTSGRQNSIDASKPPAKVIKNKRGSLGGGGAAPPIPLVTKKKNKRRSSSEEEASTGNESPIESEPESGSGSSSSSAGSESDTDSETTSSSSSTTESSNADRKSKANGKHKPLSAAAKAAQSACSSSLVVAAALKKSKPPNRSGSGASIASAGGGGKQYKDPSMKQLIGKLNDLWPEHSVALSIPKEVDRSKEKLEGAWETTGRDGSKITTVVATPGQGTDRVQEVSYTDTKVIGNGSFGVVFQAKLCDTGELVAIKKVLQDRRFKNRELQIMRKLEHCNIVKLLYFFYSSGEKLAEFPIDLGIFASVLKPQRDEVFLNLVLEYIPETVYKVARQYAKTKQTIPINFIRLYMYQLFRSLAYIHSLGICHRDIKPQNLLLDPETAVLKLCDFGSAKQLLHGEPNVSYICSRYYRAPELIFGAINYTTKIDVWSAGCVLAELLLGQPIFPGDSGVDQLVEVIKVLGTPTREQIREMNPNYTEFKFPQIKSHPWQKVFRIRTPTEAINLVSLLLEYTPSARITPLKACAHPFFDELRMEGNHTLPNGRDMPPLFNFTEHELSIQPSLVPQLLPKHLQNASGPGGNRPSAGGAASIAASGSTSVSSTGSGASVEGSAQPQSQGTAAAAGSGSGGATAGTGGASAGGPGSGNNSSSGGASGAPSAVAAGGANAAVAGGAGGGGGAGAATAAATATGAIGATNAGGANVTDS; from the exons A TGATTCAAGAAACCAGTGGCGGCCAGTACTCCACGCTCAAGGTGGATAAGTCACAGGTGGTGCCCGTGGCGGTGCCGCGCGGTGTCCGCAAGGTGGTGCGAGTGGTTCGCAAAAAGAAGCTGGCACCCGGCAGTGGGTCAGTGAACGAGGCCAGTGAATCGGATGGTGCTGGCTCTGGCACCACCACCTCCGGCAGGCAGAACTCCATAGACGCCAGCAAACCGCCCGCCAAGGTCATCAAGAATAAAAGGGGCTCCctgggcggtggtggtgcagCGCCACCCATACCGTTGGTCactaaaaaaaagaacaaacgTCGATCGTCCAGCGAGGAGGAGGCGAGCACCGGCAACGAAAGCCCCATCGAATCCGAGCCGGAATCCGGTTCGggcagcagctcctccagcgCAGGCAGCGAATCTGATACGGATAGCGAAACCACCAGCAGTAGTTCCTCCACCACCGAGTCCTCCAATGCGGATCGCAAGTCGAAGGCCAATGGCAAGCACAAACCCCTTTCCGCCGCGGCCAAGGCGGCCCAGTCCGCCTGCTCATCGTCGTTGGTGGTGGCCGCCGCTCTGAAGAAAAGCAAACCGCCGAACCGGAGCGGCAGTGGGGCCAGCATCGCCAGTGCCGGCGGAGGAGGAAAGCAGTACAAGGACCCAA GCATGAAACAACTGATCGGCAAGCTGAACGACCTGTGGCCCGAGCACAGTGTTGCACTGTCCATTCCAAAGGAGGTCGATAGGAGCAAGGAGAAGCTGGAGGGCGCCTGGGAGACGACAG gTCGCGATGGTTCTAAAATCACAACAGTTGTTGCAACACCCGGCCAAGGCACCGATCGCGTACAAGAGGTCTCCTATACAGACACAAAGGTCATCGGCAATGGCAGCTTCGGCGTCGTGTTCCAGGCAAAGCTCTGCGATACCGGCGAACTGGTGGCAATCAAAAAAGTTTTACAAGACAGACGATTTAAG AATCGCGAATTGCAAATAATGCGCAAATTGGAGCATTGTAATATTGTGAAGCttttgtactttttctatTCGAGTGGTGAAAAG CTGGCCGAGTTCCCCATCGATTTGGGCATATTCGCGAGTGTGCTGAAGCCCCAG CGTGATGAAGTATTTTTGAATTTAGTCCTCGAATATATACCAGAAACCGTATACAAAGTGGCTCGCCAATATGCCAAAACCAAGCAAACGATACCAATCAACTTTATTCGG CTCTACATGTATCAACTGTTCAGAAGTTTGGCCTACATCCACTCGCTGGGCATTTGCCATCGTGATATCAAGCCGCAGAATCTTCTGCTCGATCCGGAGACGGCTGTGCTGAAGCTCTGTGACTTTGGCAGCGCCAAACAGCTGCTGCACGGCGAGCCGAATGTATCGTATATCTGCTCCCGGTATTACCGCGCCCCCGAGCTCATCTTTGGCGCCATCAATTATACAACAAAGATCG ATGTCTGGAGTGCCGGTTGCGTTTTGGCCGAACTGCTGCTGGGCCAGCCCATCTTCCCTGGCGATTCCGGTGTGGATCAGCTCGTCGAGGTCATCAAGGTCCTGGGCACACCGACAAGAGAACAGATACGCGAAATGAATCCAAACTACACGGAATTCAAGTTCCCTCAGATTAAGAGTCATCCATGGCAGAAA GTTTTCCGTATACGCACTCCTACAGAAGCTATCAACTTGGTGTCCCTGCTGCTCGAGTATACGCCCAGTGCCAGGATCACACCGCTCAAGGCCTGCGCACATCCGTTCTTCGATGAGCTACGCATGGAGGGTAATCACACCTTGCCCAACGGTCGCGATATGCCGCCGCTGTTCAACTTCACAGAGCATG AGCTCTCAATACAGCCCAGCCTAGTGCCGCAGTTGTTGCCCAAGCATCTGCAGAACGCATCCGGACCTGGCGGCAATCGACCCTCGGCCGGCGGAGCAGCCTCCATTGCGGCCAGCGGCTCCACCAGCGTCTCGTCAACGGGCAGTGGTGCCTCGGTGGAAGGATCCGCCCAGCCACAGTCGCAGGgtacagcagcagctgcgggATCCGGATCGGGCGGAGCAACAGCAGGAACCGGCGGAGCGAGTGCCGGTGGACCCGGATCTGGTAACAACAGTAGCAGCGGCGGAGCATCGGGAGCGCCGTCCGCTGTGGCTGCCGGAGGAGCCAATGCCGCCGTCGCTGgcggtgctggtggtggtggcggagcCGGTGCGGCGAccgcagctgcaacagcaactggcGCTATAGGCGCGACTAATGCCGGCGGCGCCAATGTAACAG ATTCATAG
- the sgg gene encoding shaggy, isoform M, protein MIQETSGGQYSTLKVDKSQVVPVAVPRGVRKVVRVVRKKKLAPGSGSVNEASESDGAGSGTTTSGRQNSIDASKPPAKVIKNKRGSLGGGGAAPPIPLVTKKKNKRRSSSEEEASTGNESPIESEPESGSGSSSSSAGSESDTDSETTSSSSSTTESSNADRKSKANGKHKPLSAAAKAAQSACSSSLVVAAALKKSKPPNRSGSGASIASAGGGGKQYKDPSMKQLIGKLNDLWPEHSVALSIPKEVDRSKEKLEGAWETTGRDGSKITTVVATPGQGTDRVQEVSYTDTKVIGNGSFGVVFQAKLCDTGELVAIKKVLQDRRFKNRELQIMRKLEHCNIVKLLYFFYSSGEKLYMYQLFRSLAYIHSLGICHRDIKPQNLLLDPETAVLKLCDFGSAKQLLHGEPNVSYICSRYYRAPELIFGAINYTTKIDVWSAGCVLAELLLGQPIFPGDSGVDQLVEVIKVLGTPTREQIREMNPNYTEFKFPQIKSHPWQKVFRIRTPTEAINLVSLLLEYTPSARITPLKACAHPFFDELRMEGNHTLPNGRDMPPLFNFTEHELSIQPSLVPQLLPKHLQNASGPGGNRPSAGGAASIAASGSTSVSSTGSGASVEGSAQPQSQGTAAAAGSGSGGATAGTGGASAGGPGSGNNSSSGGASGAPSAVAAGGANAAVAGGAGGGGGAGAATAAATATGAIGATNAGGANVTGSQSNSALNSSGSGGSGNGEAAGSGSGSGSGSGGGNGGDNDAGDSGAIASGGGAAETEAAASG, encoded by the exons A TGATTCAAGAAACCAGTGGCGGCCAGTACTCCACGCTCAAGGTGGATAAGTCACAGGTGGTGCCCGTGGCGGTGCCGCGCGGTGTCCGCAAGGTGGTGCGAGTGGTTCGCAAAAAGAAGCTGGCACCCGGCAGTGGGTCAGTGAACGAGGCCAGTGAATCGGATGGTGCTGGCTCTGGCACCACCACCTCCGGCAGGCAGAACTCCATAGACGCCAGCAAACCGCCCGCCAAGGTCATCAAGAATAAAAGGGGCTCCctgggcggtggtggtgcagCGCCACCCATACCGTTGGTCactaaaaaaaagaacaaacgTCGATCGTCCAGCGAGGAGGAGGCGAGCACCGGCAACGAAAGCCCCATCGAATCCGAGCCGGAATCCGGTTCGggcagcagctcctccagcgCAGGCAGCGAATCTGATACGGATAGCGAAACCACCAGCAGTAGTTCCTCCACCACCGAGTCCTCCAATGCGGATCGCAAGTCGAAGGCCAATGGCAAGCACAAACCCCTTTCCGCCGCGGCCAAGGCGGCCCAGTCCGCCTGCTCATCGTCGTTGGTGGTGGCCGCCGCTCTGAAGAAAAGCAAACCGCCGAACCGGAGCGGCAGTGGGGCCAGCATCGCCAGTGCCGGCGGAGGAGGAAAGCAGTACAAGGACCCAA GCATGAAACAACTGATCGGCAAGCTGAACGACCTGTGGCCCGAGCACAGTGTTGCACTGTCCATTCCAAAGGAGGTCGATAGGAGCAAGGAGAAGCTGGAGGGCGCCTGGGAGACGACAG gTCGCGATGGTTCTAAAATCACAACAGTTGTTGCAACACCCGGCCAAGGCACCGATCGCGTACAAGAGGTCTCCTATACAGACACAAAGGTCATCGGCAATGGCAGCTTCGGCGTCGTGTTCCAGGCAAAGCTCTGCGATACCGGCGAACTGGTGGCAATCAAAAAAGTTTTACAAGACAGACGATTTAAG AATCGCGAATTGCAAATAATGCGCAAATTGGAGCATTGTAATATTGTGAAGCttttgtactttttctatTCGAGTGGTGAAAAG CTCTACATGTATCAACTGTTCAGAAGTTTGGCCTACATCCACTCGCTGGGCATTTGCCATCGTGATATCAAGCCGCAGAATCTTCTGCTCGATCCGGAGACGGCTGTGCTGAAGCTCTGTGACTTTGGCAGCGCCAAACAGCTGCTGCACGGCGAGCCGAATGTATCGTATATCTGCTCCCGGTATTACCGCGCCCCCGAGCTCATCTTTGGCGCCATCAATTATACAACAAAGATCG ATGTCTGGAGTGCCGGTTGCGTTTTGGCCGAACTGCTGCTGGGCCAGCCCATCTTCCCTGGCGATTCCGGTGTGGATCAGCTCGTCGAGGTCATCAAGGTCCTGGGCACACCGACAAGAGAACAGATACGCGAAATGAATCCAAACTACACGGAATTCAAGTTCCCTCAGATTAAGAGTCATCCATGGCAGAAA GTTTTCCGTATACGCACTCCTACAGAAGCTATCAACTTGGTGTCCCTGCTGCTCGAGTATACGCCCAGTGCCAGGATCACACCGCTCAAGGCCTGCGCACATCCGTTCTTCGATGAGCTACGCATGGAGGGTAATCACACCTTGCCCAACGGTCGCGATATGCCGCCGCTGTTCAACTTCACAGAGCATG AGCTCTCAATACAGCCCAGCCTAGTGCCGCAGTTGTTGCCCAAGCATCTGCAGAACGCATCCGGACCTGGCGGCAATCGACCCTCGGCCGGCGGAGCAGCCTCCATTGCGGCCAGCGGCTCCACCAGCGTCTCGTCAACGGGCAGTGGTGCCTCGGTGGAAGGATCCGCCCAGCCACAGTCGCAGGgtacagcagcagctgcgggATCCGGATCGGGCGGAGCAACAGCAGGAACCGGCGGAGCGAGTGCCGGTGGACCCGGATCTGGTAACAACAGTAGCAGCGGCGGAGCATCGGGAGCGCCGTCCGCTGTGGCTGCCGGAGGAGCCAATGCCGCCGTCGCTGgcggtgctggtggtggtggcggagcCGGTGCGGCGAccgcagctgcaacagcaactggcGCTATAGGCGCGACTAATGCCGGCGGCGCCAATGTAACAG GCTCGCAATCGAACAGCGCCCTCAATAGCAGCGGAAGTGgcggaagcggaaacggaGAGGCAGCCGGCTCGGGTTCCGGATCCGGATCGGGCTCAGGAGGCGGGAACGGCGGGGATAACGATGCTGGCGACAGTGGAGCAATCGCATCTGGAGGCGGAGCAGCAGAAACCGAGGCAGCGGCGTCGGGTTAG
- the sgg gene encoding shaggy, isoform O, whose translation MRKLEHCNIVKLLYFFYSSGEKRDEVFLNLVLEYIPETVYKVARQYAKTKQTIPINFIRLYMYQLFRSLAYIHSLGICHRDIKPQNLLLDPETAVLKLCDFGSAKQLLHGEPNVSYICSRYYRAPELIFGAINYTTKIDVWSAGCVLAELLLGQPIFPGDSGVDQLVEVIKVLGTPTREQIREMNPNYTEFKFPQIKSHPWQKVFRIRTPTEAINLVSLLLEYTPSARITPLKACAHPFFDELRMEGNHTLPNGRDMPPLFNFTEHELSIQPSLVPQLLPKHLQNASGPGGNRPSAGGAASIAASGSTSVSSTGSGASVEGSAQPQSQGTAAAAGSGSGGATAGTGGASAGGPGSGNNSSSGGASGAPSAVAAGGANAAVAGGAGGGGGAGAATAAATATGAIGATNAGGANVTAGVHLMMRQHRKLPLSGKPFVRYTANI comes from the exons ATGCGCAAATTGGAGCATTGTAATATTGTGAAGCttttgtactttttctatTCGAGTGGTGAAAAG CGTGATGAAGTATTTTTGAATTTAGTCCTCGAATATATACCAGAAACCGTATACAAAGTGGCTCGCCAATATGCCAAAACCAAGCAAACGATACCAATCAACTTTATTCGG CTCTACATGTATCAACTGTTCAGAAGTTTGGCCTACATCCACTCGCTGGGCATTTGCCATCGTGATATCAAGCCGCAGAATCTTCTGCTCGATCCGGAGACGGCTGTGCTGAAGCTCTGTGACTTTGGCAGCGCCAAACAGCTGCTGCACGGCGAGCCGAATGTATCGTATATCTGCTCCCGGTATTACCGCGCCCCCGAGCTCATCTTTGGCGCCATCAATTATACAACAAAGATCG ATGTCTGGAGTGCCGGTTGCGTTTTGGCCGAACTGCTGCTGGGCCAGCCCATCTTCCCTGGCGATTCCGGTGTGGATCAGCTCGTCGAGGTCATCAAGGTCCTGGGCACACCGACAAGAGAACAGATACGCGAAATGAATCCAAACTACACGGAATTCAAGTTCCCTCAGATTAAGAGTCATCCATGGCAGAAA GTTTTCCGTATACGCACTCCTACAGAAGCTATCAACTTGGTGTCCCTGCTGCTCGAGTATACGCCCAGTGCCAGGATCACACCGCTCAAGGCCTGCGCACATCCGTTCTTCGATGAGCTACGCATGGAGGGTAATCACACCTTGCCCAACGGTCGCGATATGCCGCCGCTGTTCAACTTCACAGAGCATG AGCTCTCAATACAGCCCAGCCTAGTGCCGCAGTTGTTGCCCAAGCATCTGCAGAACGCATCCGGACCTGGCGGCAATCGACCCTCGGCCGGCGGAGCAGCCTCCATTGCGGCCAGCGGCTCCACCAGCGTCTCGTCAACGGGCAGTGGTGCCTCGGTGGAAGGATCCGCCCAGCCACAGTCGCAGGgtacagcagcagctgcgggATCCGGATCGGGCGGAGCAACAGCAGGAACCGGCGGAGCGAGTGCCGGTGGACCCGGATCTGGTAACAACAGTAGCAGCGGCGGAGCATCGGGAGCGCCGTCCGCTGTGGCTGCCGGAGGAGCCAATGCCGCCGTCGCTGgcggtgctggtggtggtggcggagcCGGTGCGGCGAccgcagctgcaacagcaactggcGCTATAGGCGCGACTAATGCCGGCGGCGCCAATGTAACAG CTGGTGTCCATCTCATGATGCGGCAACATCGCAAGTTGCCGTTGTCGGGGAAGCCCTTCGTCCGCTATACGGCCAACATTTGA
- the sgg gene encoding shaggy, isoform N, translated as MRKLEHCNIVKLLYFFYSSGEKRDEVFLNLVLEYIPETVYKVARQYAKTKQTIPINFIRLYMYQLFRSLAYIHSLGICHRDIKPQNLLLDPETAVLKLCDFGSAKQLLHGEPNVSYICSRYYRAPELIFGAINYTTKIDVWSAGCVLAELLLGQPIFPGDSGVDQLVEVIKVLGTPTREQIREMNPNYTEFKFPQIKSHPWQKVFRIRTPTEAINLVSLLLEYTPSARITPLKACAHPFFDELRMEGNHTLPNGRDMPPLFNFTEHELSIQPSLVPQLLPKHLQNASGPGGNRPSAGGAASIAASGSTSVSSTGSGASVEGSAQPQSQGTAAAAGSGSGGATAGTGGASAGGPGSGNNSSSGGASGAPSAVAAGGANAAVAGGAGGGGGAGAATAAATATGAIGATNAGGANVTDS; from the exons ATGCGCAAATTGGAGCATTGTAATATTGTGAAGCttttgtactttttctatTCGAGTGGTGAAAAG CGTGATGAAGTATTTTTGAATTTAGTCCTCGAATATATACCAGAAACCGTATACAAAGTGGCTCGCCAATATGCCAAAACCAAGCAAACGATACCAATCAACTTTATTCGG CTCTACATGTATCAACTGTTCAGAAGTTTGGCCTACATCCACTCGCTGGGCATTTGCCATCGTGATATCAAGCCGCAGAATCTTCTGCTCGATCCGGAGACGGCTGTGCTGAAGCTCTGTGACTTTGGCAGCGCCAAACAGCTGCTGCACGGCGAGCCGAATGTATCGTATATCTGCTCCCGGTATTACCGCGCCCCCGAGCTCATCTTTGGCGCCATCAATTATACAACAAAGATCG ATGTCTGGAGTGCCGGTTGCGTTTTGGCCGAACTGCTGCTGGGCCAGCCCATCTTCCCTGGCGATTCCGGTGTGGATCAGCTCGTCGAGGTCATCAAGGTCCTGGGCACACCGACAAGAGAACAGATACGCGAAATGAATCCAAACTACACGGAATTCAAGTTCCCTCAGATTAAGAGTCATCCATGGCAGAAA GTTTTCCGTATACGCACTCCTACAGAAGCTATCAACTTGGTGTCCCTGCTGCTCGAGTATACGCCCAGTGCCAGGATCACACCGCTCAAGGCCTGCGCACATCCGTTCTTCGATGAGCTACGCATGGAGGGTAATCACACCTTGCCCAACGGTCGCGATATGCCGCCGCTGTTCAACTTCACAGAGCATG AGCTCTCAATACAGCCCAGCCTAGTGCCGCAGTTGTTGCCCAAGCATCTGCAGAACGCATCCGGACCTGGCGGCAATCGACCCTCGGCCGGCGGAGCAGCCTCCATTGCGGCCAGCGGCTCCACCAGCGTCTCGTCAACGGGCAGTGGTGCCTCGGTGGAAGGATCCGCCCAGCCACAGTCGCAGGgtacagcagcagctgcgggATCCGGATCGGGCGGAGCAACAGCAGGAACCGGCGGAGCGAGTGCCGGTGGACCCGGATCTGGTAACAACAGTAGCAGCGGCGGAGCATCGGGAGCGCCGTCCGCTGTGGCTGCCGGAGGAGCCAATGCCGCCGTCGCTGgcggtgctggtggtggtggcggagcCGGTGCGGCGAccgcagctgcaacagcaactggcGCTATAGGCGCGACTAATGCCGGCGGCGCCAATGTAACAG ATTCATAG